A single window of Nicotiana tomentosiformis chromosome 1, ASM39032v3, whole genome shotgun sequence DNA harbors:
- the LOC104097928 gene encoding zinc finger CCCH domain-containing protein 14-like, with protein MKRARSESESFTTGVGSKSKPCMKFFSTSGCSFGEACHFLHYVPGYTAMSQLSNMGSNPAALVGRNGASFSDGPAPAVKSKFCNKFNTAEGCKFGD; from the exons ATGAAGAGAGCAAGAAGTG AATCAGAATCCTTTACTACTGGCGTAGGAAGCAAATCAAAGCCATGCATGAAGTTTTTCAG CACTTCCGGATGCTCATTTGGGGAGGCATGTCACTTTCTTCATTATGTCCCTGGCTACACTGCTATGAGTCAGCTATCAAACATGGGTTCGAATCCAGCAGCTCTAGTTGGAAGGAATGGTGCCTCTTTTAGTGATGGTCCTGCTCCAGCTGTGAAGTCTAAGTTTTGCAACAAGTTCAACACTGCGGAAGGGTGCAAATTTGGTGATTAG
- the LOC104097926 gene encoding protein N-terminal asparagine amidohydrolase produces MIFVGGVPFPTDDSSSSQSQEHDILTALMEHPVLVSASSSLNDVEERKFSVSKDSSLSISRHNTWVYIFQREYATVDPALVDAVGTDEATTCVGIVIRNQKSGMTSVAHLDSPYIVDVGLDQMLASVVNQSSDAMLDVHIIGGFDDGSPKHVNGITEGHAELEGYSFPLCKKIVESLAKSNMKFQIHTLHVLGHNTRRDSEGNSYPIFSGLLVETATGSIFPASFDATTRCPDEVVRRIRVTAAFEDGSWEGRLLETYDTQNDQFVIAPCTWNMRKIHIALMLQNLSDQEILLTCSTSPFAEAPDFVDGLRRQWDYLIQHPDWRETFPSKQPRIFQRTEDNIWVRHQAKLAIPELKGTEN; encoded by the exons ATGATATTTGTGGGTGGAGTTCCTTTCCCTACAGatgattcttcttcttctcagtcTCAG GAACATGACATCCTGACAGCTTTAATGGAGCATCCAGTTTTGGTATCTGCCTCGTCTTCATTGAATGATGTTGAAGAAAGGAAGTTCTCTGTTTCTAAAGACTCTAGTTTGAGTATATCAAGACATAATACATGGGTTTACATTTTCCAGAGAGAATATGCAACTGTGGATCCTGCACTTGTCGAT GCGGTTGGCACGGATGAGGCAACAACTTGTGTAGGCATTGTCATAAGAAACCAAAAAAGTGGAAT GACTTCTGTTGCTCACTTGGATTCACCATATATTGTTGATGTTGGCCTAGACCAGATGTTGGCATCTGTTGTCAATCAAAGCTCAGATGCCATGTTGGAT GTTCATATAATTGGTGGCTTTGATGATGGCTCGCCTAAA CATGTTAATGGTATTACGGAAGGTCATGCAGAATTGGAGGGCTATTCCTTCCCTTTGTGCAAGAAAATAGTTGAAAGCCTAGCAAAGAGTAATATGAAGTTCCAGATTCACACTCTTCATGTTCTTGGGCACAATACAAGACGAGATTCTGAAGGAAATTCATACCCCATCTTCTCTGGTTTGCTG GTGGAAACTGCCACTGGGTCTATTTTTCCAGCAAGCTTTGATGCAACAACAAGATGTCCTGATGAAGTTGTTAGGAGAATACGAGTGACTGCAGCTTTTGAGGACGGTAGTTGGGAAGGAAGATTATTAGAGACATATGATACTCAGAATGACCAATTCGTGATTGCTCCATGCACTTG GAACATGCGTAAGATACATATAGCCCTCATGCTACAGAATTTATCTGACCAAGAAATCCTTCTTACATGTTCCACTTCTCCTTTTGCCGAGGCTCCAGATTTCGTGGATGGCCTAAGAAG GCAGTGGGACTATCTAATCCAACACCCAGATTGGAGAGAAACATTCCCTTCCAAACAGCCACGTATATTTCAAAGGACAGAAGATAATATCTGGGTGAGGCACCAAGCAAAATTAGCAATTCCGGAACTGAAAGGAACGGAGAACTAG